TTGCCGTTGCCTCCGGCCGGCTGGCGGCCGAAACGGCCTTGCAAGCTCTTGAAAAGGGAAAGTTCGATGCACCGGCAATGGCCGGCTATCAGGCCGCCATGGAGGAAAGTTTTGTGCTGAAGGATCTCCAGAGGTATAAGAGAGCTTCGGCCATGCTTTTAAACGAGAGGCTATATCAGTTTTACCCGTCCTTTGCCTGCCGGGTTCTGGAAAACTGGCTTAAGGTTGACGGGACCGGCCATCCAAAGCTGGCGGGAGTGATCAGGAGCGTACTCGGCGGCGGAACCGGCCTCCGGCAGGCGGCAAAGGATGCCTGGCAGATAGGGAGGGCCCTGGTATGGTGAACATTCAGGTCCGGCTGAGGTTAAACCGCTACAATCTGGACGGGGAGCCCCATATCCGGGCGGACACAGAGAAATGCCGCGCCTGCCTGCACCGGGCCTGCCTTGCGGCCTGCCCGGCCCGGTGCTACCTGCCGCATCCGGAAAACGGCGTGGCCTTTCATTACGAGCACTGCCTGGAGTGCGGCACCTGCTTTTTAATTTGCGATCATGGCGCCCTTAAGTGGCATTATCCTTCAGGCGGCTGCGGGGTTAGCTACCGCTTTGCCTGATTCCAGGTTATTAACAGGGGGGGTTAAATAAATTGAAAATAGTCGTACTGCTTAGAAACGTAGTTGACTGCCGGGCGCCGCTGCCTGCCGATGTCTACGGGGAAAGGCCGCTTCCGGAAGGAATGGAAACCATAATCAACCCCCCGGACTGGTATGCCCTGGAATACAGTTTAAGCCTGTGCGCGCAAGGGATCTGCAGCGAGGTGGC
The window above is part of the Pelotomaculum thermopropionicum SI genome. Proteins encoded here:
- the FixX gene encoding ferredoxin-like protein: MVNIQVRLRLNRYNLDGEPHIRADTEKCRACLHRACLAACPARCYLPHPENGVAFHYEHCLECGTCFLICDHGALKWHYPSGGCGVSYRFA